A portion of the uncultured Bacteroides sp. genome contains these proteins:
- a CDS encoding adenylosuccinate synthase, with the protein MKVDVLLGLQWGDEGKGKVVDVLTPKYDVVARFQGGPNAGHTLEFEGQKYILRSIPSGIFQGDKVNIIGNGVVLDPALFKAEAEALEASGHNLKDRLHISKKAHLILPTHRILDLAYEAAKGDAKVGTTGKGIGPTYTDKVSRNGVRVGDILIGFEEKYALAKAKHEQLLKSLNYEYDLTELEKAWFEGIEYLKQFHFVDSEHEINNLLNAGKSILCEGAQGTMLDIDFGSYPFVTSSNTVCAGACTGLGVAPNKIGEVYGIFKAYCTRVGSGPFPTELFDKVGDEICTLGHEFGSVTGRKRRCGWIDLVALKYSIMINGVTKLIMMKSDVLDMFDGIKACVAYRIDGEEIDYFPYDINENVEPVYVELAGWQTDMTKMHSEDEFPEEFNAYLAFLEEQLGVPVKFVSVGPDREQTVERYTEE; encoded by the coding sequence ATGAAAGTAGATGTTCTATTAGGTTTGCAATGGGGCGACGAAGGAAAAGGAAAAGTTGTCGACGTATTAACTCCAAAATATGATGTGGTGGCACGTTTCCAAGGTGGACCGAATGCTGGTCATACGCTTGAGTTTGAAGGTCAGAAGTACATTCTTCGTTCCATCCCTTCAGGAATCTTCCAAGGAGATAAAGTGAATATTATAGGCAATGGAGTAGTGCTCGACCCGGCTTTGTTTAAAGCTGAAGCTGAGGCTCTGGAAGCATCCGGGCATAATCTGAAAGACAGACTTCATATTTCAAAGAAAGCGCATCTTATTCTTCCTACTCACCGCATACTCGATTTGGCCTATGAAGCTGCTAAGGGAGATGCCAAAGTAGGTACTACCGGTAAGGGCATTGGCCCTACGTATACGGACAAAGTGAGTCGTAACGGCGTTCGGGTAGGAGATATCCTAATTGGATTTGAAGAGAAATATGCTTTGGCAAAAGCAAAGCACGAACAGTTGTTGAAGAGTTTGAATTATGAGTATGACCTCACCGAACTTGAGAAAGCTTGGTTCGAAGGTATTGAATATCTCAAGCAGTTCCATTTTGTTGATAGCGAGCATGAGATAAACAACCTGCTAAATGCGGGTAAGAGCATCCTTTGCGAAGGTGCACAAGGTACTATGCTTGATATTGATTTTGGTTCATATCCCTTTGTGACTTCTTCCAATACGGTATGTGCCGGCGCTTGCACAGGGTTGGGCGTTGCGCCAAATAAGATTGGCGAAGTGTATGGTATCTTTAAGGCTTATTGCACACGTGTAGGCTCAGGCCCTTTCCCCACGGAACTATTTGATAAAGTAGGCGATGAGATTTGTACACTCGGACATGAGTTTGGTTCGGTAACCGGACGTAAACGTCGTTGCGGATGGATTGATCTTGTAGCACTGAAATATTCTATCATGATAAACGGAGTTACTAAGTTGATCATGATGAAGAGTGATGTGCTCGATATGTTCGATGGCATAAAGGCTTGCGTGGCTTATCGGATAGACGGAGAAGAGATCGATTACTTTCCCTATGATATCAATGAAAACGTAGAACCGGTTTATGTGGAACTTGCCGGTTGGCAAACGGATATGACAAAGATGCATAGCGAGGATGAATTCCCTGAGGAATTTAATGCTTACCTTGCTTTCTTGGAAGAGCAGCTCGGTGTGCCGGTTAAGTTTGTTTCAGTAGGGCCGGACAGAGAACAGACGGTTGAACGTTACACAGAAGAGTGA
- a CDS encoding zinc metallopeptidase produces the protein MILPGSWLLFIGIALVSFLVQWNLKNKFKKYSKMPLPSGMTGRDVAVKMLQDNGIYDVQVTSTNGSLTDHYNPANKTVNLSEGVYDGNSIMAAAVAAHECGHAVQHARAYAPLTMRSKLVPVVTFASQWMSWLLLGGILLINSFPALLLAGIVLFAITTLFSFVTLPVEIDASKRALVWLSSAGITNSYNHSQAEDALRSAAYTYVVAALGSLATLVYYIMIFMGRRD, from the coding sequence ATGATACTACCTGGTTCATGGTTACTGTTTATCGGTATTGCTCTGGTAAGTTTTCTGGTGCAATGGAACTTGAAAAACAAGTTTAAGAAATACTCAAAGATGCCTTTGCCTTCGGGCATGACAGGTCGTGATGTGGCAGTAAAAATGTTGCAAGACAACGGTATTTATGATGTTCAGGTGACGAGCACCAATGGTTCGTTGACCGATCATTATAATCCTGCCAATAAGACAGTGAATTTGAGTGAAGGTGTTTATGACGGTAATAGCATTATGGCTGCTGCTGTAGCTGCCCATGAGTGTGGACACGCTGTTCAACATGCTCGTGCTTATGCTCCACTGACTATGCGTAGTAAGTTGGTGCCGGTGGTAACCTTTGCTTCTCAGTGGATGAGCTGGTTGTTGCTGGGTGGTATTTTGCTTATCAATTCATTTCCGGCTTTGTTACTTGCGGGGATTGTGCTATTCGCTATAACCACACTCTTTAGCTTCGTGACTCTTCCGGTTGAGATTGATGCCAGCAAACGTGCGTTGGTATGGTTAAGTAGTGCAGGCATTACCAATTCTTATAACCATTCACAAGCCGAAGATGCTCTCCGCTCTGCTGCTTATACGTATGTCGTTGCTGCGTTGGGTTCATTGGCTACACTGGTTTATTACATTATGATATTTATGGGAAGAAGAGACTAA
- the hisS gene encoding histidine--tRNA ligase has protein sequence MAAKPSIPKGTRDFSPVEMAKRNYIFNTIRDVYHLYGFQQIETPSMEMLSTLMGKYGDEGDKLLFKIQNSGNYFSELSDEELLSRDAAKLAGKFCEKGLRYDLTVPFARYVVMHRDEITFPFKRYQIQPVWRADRPQKGRYREFYQCDADVVGSDSLLNEVELMQIVDTVFTRFGIRVCIKINNRKILTGIAEIIGEADKIVDITVAIDKLDKIGLENVNKELTEKGISDEAIAKLQPIILLKGTNTEKLATLKEVLATSEVGLKGVEESEFILHTFGTLRTPHTPDLFMDDMINHIELDLTLARGLNYYTGAIFEVKALDVQIGSITGGGRYDNLTGVFGMPGVSGVGISFGADRIFDVLNQLELYPKEAVNGTQLLFVNFGDKEAAYSLPILSQVRLAGIRSEIFPDSSKMKKQMSYANAKNIPFVAIVGENEMNEGKVTLKNMETGEQTLVSADELIAAMQ, from the coding sequence ATGGCAGCAAAACCTAGTATACCGAAAGGAACACGCGACTTCTCACCTGTTGAGATGGCAAAACGAAACTACATATTCAACACGATTCGTGATGTCTATCACCTTTATGGCTTTCAGCAAATAGAAACCCCTTCAATGGAGATGCTTTCTACCCTGATGGGCAAGTATGGTGACGAGGGCGACAAACTTCTTTTTAAGATTCAGAATTCGGGCAATTACTTTTCGGAACTATCTGATGAAGAGCTCTTGAGTCGTGATGCTGCCAAGTTGGCCGGTAAGTTTTGTGAAAAAGGTTTGCGCTATGACTTAACAGTTCCTTTTGCCCGCTATGTGGTGATGCATCGTGATGAAATAACTTTTCCTTTTAAACGCTATCAGATTCAACCGGTGTGGCGTGCTGATCGTCCGCAGAAGGGACGTTACCGTGAATTCTACCAATGTGACGCCGATGTAGTAGGTAGTGACTCTTTGCTCAATGAAGTGGAATTGATGCAGATAGTAGACACGGTGTTTACTCGTTTTGGAATTCGGGTTTGTATAAAGATCAACAATCGTAAGATCCTTACCGGTATAGCCGAGATAATTGGTGAGGCGGATAAGATCGTAGATATTACTGTAGCCATCGATAAACTGGACAAGATAGGACTGGAAAATGTAAATAAGGAATTGACAGAGAAAGGGATTAGTGATGAGGCTATAGCCAAGTTGCAACCCATTATTTTGCTCAAAGGTACCAATACAGAGAAACTGGCAACTCTTAAGGAAGTGTTGGCTACTAGCGAGGTAGGATTGAAAGGAGTGGAGGAAAGCGAATTTATCCTCCATACGTTTGGTACTCTTAGAACTCCTCATACACCGGACCTGTTCATGGATGATATGATCAACCACATAGAACTTGATCTCACGTTGGCTCGCGGATTGAACTACTATACCGGAGCTATCTTTGAGGTGAAAGCCCTTGATGTACAAATAGGTAGTATCACCGGAGGCGGTCGATATGACAATCTGACAGGTGTGTTTGGTATGCCCGGAGTGTCGGGTGTTGGCATTTCTTTTGGAGCCGATCGTATCTTTGATGTGCTCAACCAGCTAGAACTTTATCCAAAAGAAGCCGTTAATGGCACGCAACTACTCTTCGTTAATTTCGGTGATAAGGAAGCGGCTTATTCTCTTCCTATATTGTCTCAAGTACGTTTGGCTGGTATCAGGTCTGAGATATTCCCTGATTCGTCGAAGATGAAAAAGCAGATGAGTTACGCAAATGCAAAGAATATCCCGTTTGTTGCCATTGTGGGTGAAAATGAGATGAATGAAGGCAAGGTGACACTCAAAAACATGGAAACGGGCGAGCAAACTCTTGTTTCGGCCGACGAACTGATTGCCGCCATGCAATAG